The following coding sequences lie in one Euhalothece natronophila Z-M001 genomic window:
- a CDS encoding thioredoxin family protein, giving the protein MTQSDLSTRIRNLIIAFGAIAISFALFFGLQSDNPSLSLEKQAETSTPLEVALGNNKPTFLEFYANWCTSCQAMAEEIGELKEKYRDNINFVMLNVDNDKWLPEMVQYKVDGIPHFAFLDREGSAIASVIGEQPQSVLDKNLQALEKNETLPYQVQKGETSQVNSSNPPQKSKPDIQPRSHSN; this is encoded by the coding sequence ATGACTCAGTCCGACCTTAGCACCCGCATTCGTAACCTTATAATCGCCTTCGGGGCAATTGCCATTAGTTTTGCTCTTTTTTTCGGCTTACAAAGTGATAATCCTTCTTTATCTCTAGAAAAGCAAGCAGAAACCTCAACGCCTCTAGAGGTAGCCCTTGGGAATAATAAACCTACTTTCCTAGAATTTTATGCCAATTGGTGTACCAGCTGTCAGGCTATGGCGGAAGAGATTGGGGAATTGAAAGAAAAATATCGCGACAATATTAATTTTGTCATGCTCAATGTTGATAACGATAAATGGTTGCCAGAGATGGTGCAGTATAAAGTTGATGGTATTCCTCACTTTGCCTTTTTAGATCGAGAGGGAAGCGCGATCGCGTCAGTGATTGGTGAACAACCTCAATCTGTCCTAGACAAAAATTTACAAGCCTTAGAAAAAAATGAGACCCTCCCCTATCAAGTTCAAAAAGGGGAAACCTCACAAGTCAATTCTTCAAATCCTCCTCAAAAAAGCAAACCTGACATTCAACCCCGTAGCCATAGTAATTAA
- a CDS encoding NIL domain-containing protein, with the protein MKKRVTLTFPKNRVPMPVTYRLAKDFNVAGNIIRAQVAPNRTSKLVVELLGDIDEIEAAIEWMKLQDISVSLASREIIIDEESCVDCGLCTGVCPTEALTLDPESFKLNFTRSRCVVCEQCIPTCPVQAISTNF; encoded by the coding sequence ATGAAAAAACGAGTTACTCTCACCTTTCCTAAAAACCGTGTTCCGATGCCAGTTACTTACCGTTTGGCAAAAGATTTTAATGTTGCCGGTAATATTATTCGCGCTCAAGTTGCACCCAACCGCACGAGTAAATTAGTGGTGGAGTTATTGGGGGATATTGATGAAATTGAAGCTGCCATTGAGTGGATGAAGCTACAAGATATTAGCGTCTCTCTAGCCAGTCGAGAAATTATCATTGATGAAGAGAGTTGTGTTGATTGTGGCTTATGCACAGGAGTGTGTCCAACAGAAGCGTTGACCCTTGATCCTGAGAGTTTTAAGCTCAATTTTACCCGATCGCGCTGTGTCGTCTGTGAACAATGCATTCCCACTTGCCCTGTGCAAGCCATTTCTACTAATTTCTAG
- a CDS encoding SpoIID/LytB domain-containing protein: MILSAPKKEFRVFLQSLLSSVFLWLLLSASAQATTALRVLLQENAKQVPVGSSTTAVVKDAQGNALGEIEGMSAFRAVGSGQGVKLGDWQANQLSITPRDDGYVWIGNRWYRGKVRLVNRDSNLTVINKVNLEDYLYSVVGAEMPPSWPLEALKAQAVAARSYALHQQENTGNGLYDVQSTTASQVYKGVNSETERTHQAVNSTEGEVLQHNGNVILAVFHSSSGGHTENVEDVWSSPLPYLRGVADYDQTAPVYQWQQAFSPTAMGRRLRVGTVQEIIPQQASPQGRIRRLKVVGDRDTRTLSGDQFRHALNLRSTLFQVQKKSDRFVITGRGFGHGIGLSQWGAHYLAQEGANYRQILGHYYRQVKLARLETDLARN, from the coding sequence ATGATATTGTCCGCCCCGAAGAAGGAGTTTCGTGTGTTCTTACAGTCTCTTTTATCCAGTGTGTTTTTATGGCTATTACTGTCAGCTTCAGCCCAAGCCACAACAGCATTAAGGGTTCTCTTACAGGAAAATGCTAAACAAGTGCCCGTTGGCAGTTCTACCACTGCCGTAGTGAAAGATGCTCAAGGAAATGCTTTAGGGGAAATTGAGGGCATGAGTGCGTTTCGGGCTGTGGGAAGTGGCCAAGGAGTTAAGTTAGGGGACTGGCAAGCCAATCAACTTTCGATTACCCCCCGAGATGATGGCTATGTATGGATTGGGAATCGTTGGTATCGCGGAAAAGTCCGATTAGTGAATCGTGACTCCAATTTGACAGTCATTAATAAGGTGAATTTAGAGGATTATCTTTACAGTGTTGTAGGCGCAGAAATGCCCCCGAGTTGGCCCCTAGAAGCGTTAAAAGCCCAAGCAGTAGCCGCCCGATCCTATGCTTTGCATCAGCAAGAAAATACTGGGAATGGGCTCTATGATGTACAAAGCACTACAGCTTCTCAAGTGTATAAAGGTGTGAATAGTGAAACTGAACGCACTCATCAAGCCGTTAATAGCACTGAAGGAGAAGTCTTACAACATAATGGAAATGTCATTTTAGCGGTGTTTCATTCCTCTTCAGGGGGACATACTGAAAATGTTGAGGATGTATGGAGTAGCCCCTTACCTTATTTACGGGGAGTTGCTGATTATGATCAGACAGCACCGGTTTATCAATGGCAACAAGCCTTTTCTCCTACGGCAATGGGTCGTCGTTTAAGAGTTGGAACAGTACAAGAAATCATTCCGCAACAAGCTAGCCCTCAAGGACGGATAAGACGCTTAAAAGTAGTCGGCGATCGCGATACTAGAACCTTGAGTGGGGATCAGTTTCGTCACGCTCTGAATCTACGTAGCACTCTCTTTCAAGTTCAAAAGAAGAGTGACAGGTTTGTGATTACAGGACGCGGCTTTGGTCACGGGATTGGATTAAGCCAATGGGGTGCTCATTACCTTGCCCAAGAAGGAGCGAACTATCGCCAAATTTTAGGGCATTACTATCGACAAGTAAAATTAGCAAGGTTAGAAACTGACCTCGCTAGAAATTAG